One region of Flavobacterium sp. KACC 22763 genomic DNA includes:
- a CDS encoding ChaN family lipoprotein: MFKKNILLLLILFPLCIFSQSDEIEKSVQYLSNNKNTPEEYIASKFAQKDIILLSEEHRVKENLQFVKSLIPVLYQNKVYNLGMEFGASENQAQLDSLISAPEYNKDLARKLMFNYNSGWAFKGYTDLYEAAWSFNRSLPKSSKKFRILNLSYRYDWSSFSGQRTSEKMKKVFYKGNTETYRFSIVEKEIVTKREKILILTGDVHAFTKYKFPVYDFLGTDFIRFEDGYFGNQLYAKYPRLVYSVLLHKPFSNRPDTKPNLISPADGKIEIIMEKINNTPVGFDLADTPLGKLKDNSYYSMGYQDFTLENFYDGYIFLAPINKLSGCDIDPKFLTASNWNEAQENVADPDWRPRPKNMEEYWKQIREYGDIAKKYGEVDKY, translated from the coding sequence ATGTTTAAAAAAAATATACTCTTACTTCTGATTCTTTTTCCTCTTTGTATCTTTTCGCAATCGGATGAGATTGAAAAATCAGTCCAATATTTATCCAATAACAAAAATACGCCAGAGGAATATATTGCTTCAAAATTTGCTCAAAAGGATATAATCCTTCTGTCAGAAGAGCATCGGGTTAAGGAAAATCTTCAATTTGTAAAGAGTTTGATTCCTGTTTTATATCAAAATAAAGTATATAATTTAGGAATGGAATTTGGCGCAAGTGAAAATCAAGCGCAATTAGATTCTTTAATTTCTGCTCCTGAATATAACAAGGATTTAGCTCGAAAATTAATGTTTAACTACAATTCAGGGTGGGCTTTTAAGGGGTATACCGATTTGTATGAGGCTGCATGGTCATTTAATAGATCCCTTCCTAAATCTTCGAAAAAATTTCGTATTTTAAATTTAAGCTATCGTTACGATTGGTCTTCCTTTTCTGGACAACGAACTTCTGAAAAAATGAAGAAAGTTTTTTACAAAGGAAACACTGAAACATATCGATTCTCTATTGTAGAGAAAGAAATTGTTACTAAGAGAGAGAAAATTTTGATTCTCACCGGAGATGTCCATGCATTTACAAAGTATAAATTTCCAGTTTATGATTTTTTGGGTACTGATTTTATAAGATTTGAAGATGGCTATTTTGGGAATCAGCTTTATGCTAAATATCCACGATTAGTTTATTCTGTTTTATTGCATAAACCTTTCAGTAATCGTCCTGATACAAAACCGAATTTGATTTCTCCGGCAGATGGAAAAATCGAAATTATAATGGAGAAAATCAATAATACACCAGTTGGTTTCGATTTGGCTGATACTCCACTTGGAAAGCTTAAGGATAATAGTTATTATTCAATGGGATATCAGGACTTTACTTTGGAAAATTTTTATGATGGCTATATATTTCTGGCACCAATAAATAAACTTTCTGGTTGCGATATTGATCCGAAATTTTTAACTGCGAGCAATTGGAATGAAGCCCAGGAAAATGTAGCAGATCCTGATTGGAGGCCAAGGCCAAAAAACATGGAGGAATATTGGAAACAGATTCGGGAATATGGAGATATTGCAAAGAAATATGGTGAGGTAGACAAGTATTGA